Proteins encoded within one genomic window of Misgurnus anguillicaudatus chromosome 18, ASM2758022v2, whole genome shotgun sequence:
- the LOC141350411 gene encoding uncharacterized protein C14orf132 — protein sequence MDLSFMVAQIPVMTGAFMDSSPHDDYSTDQSLFNSSASVHTAVLAAHNQEEEQPMSRDAIWLWIAITATIGNIVVVGVVYAFTF from the coding sequence ATTCCTGTAATGACAGGAGCTTTTATGGACTCATCGCCTCATGATGACTACAGCACAGATCAATCTCTGTTCAACTCTTCAGCCAGTGTCCACACTGCCGTTTTGGCTGCTCATAACCAGGAAGAGGAACAGCCTATGTCCCGAGATGCCATCTGGCTGTGGATCGCCATTACCGCCACCATCGGGAATATTGTTGTTGTGGGTGTGGTATATGCCTTCACGTTCTGA